Proteins found in one Deltaproteobacteria bacterium IMCC39524 genomic segment:
- a CDS encoding 2-isopropylmalate synthase, translating to MSKNQTIKIFDTTLRDGEQSPGASMNIEEKLRIASQLEKLNVDVIEAGFPIASDGDFEAVKKIAQTIKGPEIAGLCRASIKDIDRAWDALKYAGDRGRIHTFIATSDIHMERKLQMAPAKVLETAVKAVKHAVSYTPNVEFSCEDAVRTRLPFLAEMVEAVIDAGATTVNIPDTVGYSIPFEYFNIIKYLKDNVPNIDKAVISVHCHNDLGLAVANSLAAIQAGAGQVECTINGIGERAGNCSLEEVVMALRTRRDIMPYENNINTEHIYAASRLLSTVTGIAVQPNKAIVGANAFAHEAGIHQHGVLMDKETYEIMTPESIGLNANKLVLGKHSGRHAFVARLNELGYDLPKEDVEKAFVRFKALADKKKEIFDEDLDAIVADEIIRVPEIVKLVQMNVSSGSFAAPTATVELEVKGKLKRVAVMGDGPVDATFKAIKKLTGMKPYLVNYSVGSITGGTDALGECTVRLEHEGHEVLGQGSHSDIIVASAKAYINALNKALDVAQRTKVEI from the coding sequence ATGAGTAAGAACCAGACGATTAAGATTTTTGATACGACCTTGCGTGATGGAGAGCAATCACCTGGCGCAAGTATGAACATCGAAGAAAAGTTGCGCATTGCCAGCCAGCTTGAGAAGCTCAACGTCGATGTCATCGAAGCGGGTTTTCCGATCGCTTCCGATGGTGATTTCGAGGCCGTTAAAAAGATCGCCCAGACGATCAAGGGCCCAGAAATTGCGGGGCTATGCCGCGCCAGTATCAAGGATATCGACCGTGCCTGGGATGCTTTGAAGTATGCCGGCGATCGCGGTCGTATTCACACCTTTATCGCGACTTCAGATATTCACATGGAGCGCAAGCTGCAAATGGCGCCTGCCAAGGTTCTCGAGACGGCAGTGAAAGCAGTTAAGCACGCGGTATCTTATACCCCCAACGTCGAGTTCTCGTGCGAGGACGCGGTACGGACCCGTTTGCCATTTTTGGCCGAGATGGTTGAAGCTGTCATCGATGCGGGGGCGACCACGGTTAATATCCCTGACACCGTCGGTTATTCGATTCCCTTTGAGTATTTCAATATCATCAAGTACTTGAAAGACAATGTGCCAAATATTGACAAGGCTGTCATCTCCGTCCATTGCCATAACGATCTCGGTTTGGCGGTTGCCAATTCTCTGGCCGCGATCCAGGCGGGTGCCGGCCAGGTGGAGTGTACCATCAACGGGATTGGCGAACGTGCCGGCAACTGTTCTCTTGAAGAAGTTGTCATGGCCTTACGGACCCGCAGAGACATTATGCCGTATGAGAACAATATCAACACGGAGCATATCTATGCGGCCAGCCGTTTGCTCTCAACGGTCACCGGCATAGCCGTGCAGCCCAACAAAGCCATCGTCGGCGCCAATGCTTTTGCTCACGAAGCCGGTATTCATCAGCATGGTGTTTTGATGGACAAGGAAACCTACGAGATCATGACACCTGAGTCGATCGGGCTCAATGCCAACAAGCTTGTCCTTGGCAAGCATTCAGGCCGTCACGCTTTTGTCGCTCGCCTGAACGAACTTGGTTATGATTTGCCCAAGGAAGATGTCGAGAAAGCCTTCGTTCGCTTCAAAGCTTTGGCGGACAAGAAGAAAGAAATCTTTGATGAAGATCTTGATGCCATCGTCGCCGATGAAATTATTCGGGTTCCGGAGATTGTCAAGCTTGTGCAGATGAATGTCTCTTCCGGTTCTTTTGCAGCGCCAACTGCGACTGTGGAGCTCGAGGTTAAAGGCAAGCTGAAGAGAGTGGCCGTTATGGGCGATGGCCCGGTCGATGCGACATTTAAAGCGATTAAAAAATTGACTGGTATGAAGCCTTACCTGGTGAATTATTCCGTCGGTTCAATAACGGGTGGTACCGATGCCCTGGGCGAGTGCACCGTGAGACTTGAGCATGAAGGCCACGAGGTCTTGGGACAGGGCTCGCATTCAGATATCATTGTTGCCAGTGCCAAGGCATACATCAACGCTCTTAATAAAGCTTTGGATGTTGCCCAGCGCACCAAGGTGGAAATTTAA
- the ilvC gene encoding ketol-acid reductoisomerase translates to MKVYYDKDADLSLIKGKKVTIVGYGSQGHAHANNLKDSGVDVTVALREGSSSAIKAEKSGLKVSNVADGVAAADVVMILTPDEFQSQLYRDEIEPNIKKGATLAFAHGFAIHYNQVVPREDLDVIMIAPKAPGHTVRTEFERGGGIPDLIAIFQDASGTAKNVALSYASAIGGGRTGIIETTFKDETETDLFGEQAVLCGGAVELVKAGFETLVEGGYEPEMAYFECLHELKLIVDLMYEGGIANMNYSISNNAEYGEYVTGHRVINEESRKAMKECLDNIQNGEYAKRFILEGASNYPEMTARRRLNAAHPIEQVGEKLRSMMPWIKKIVDKTKN, encoded by the coding sequence ATGAAAGTTTATTATGACAAGGATGCAGATCTTTCGCTTATCAAAGGGAAGAAGGTTACGATCGTTGGTTACGGTTCCCAGGGTCATGCGCACGCTAACAACCTCAAGGATTCCGGTGTTGATGTAACCGTTGCCCTGCGTGAAGGCTCGTCATCTGCCATCAAAGCAGAAAAATCGGGTTTGAAGGTCTCGAACGTTGCTGACGGGGTTGCTGCTGCTGACGTGGTTATGATCTTGACCCCCGATGAGTTCCAGTCACAACTCTATCGTGACGAAATTGAGCCGAACATTAAGAAAGGCGCCACTCTGGCCTTCGCTCACGGTTTCGCCATCCACTACAACCAGGTTGTGCCCCGCGAAGACCTCGACGTTATCATGATCGCTCCTAAAGCTCCTGGTCACACGGTCCGCACCGAGTTTGAAAGAGGCGGCGGTATCCCTGACCTGATTGCGATCTTCCAGGATGCCTCAGGCACGGCCAAGAACGTTGCACTTTCTTATGCCAGCGCTATCGGTGGCGGTCGCACCGGAATTATCGAAACGACGTTCAAGGACGAAACTGAAACCGACCTGTTCGGCGAGCAGGCGGTCCTCTGTGGTGGCGCTGTAGAATTGGTCAAGGCCGGTTTTGAAACGCTGGTTGAAGGGGGTTATGAGCCTGAGATGGCTTACTTCGAGTGTCTGCACGAGCTTAAGTTGATCGTCGACCTGATGTACGAAGGCGGTATCGCCAACATGAATTACTCGATTTCCAACAATGCGGAATACGGTGAATATGTAACCGGTCATCGGGTGATCAATGAAGAGAGCCGCAAGGCGATGAAAGAATGCCTGGATAATATCCAGAACGGTGAATACGCCAAGCGCTTTATCCTCGAAGGGGCTTCCAATTACCCTGAGATGACGGCGCGTCGTCGCCTGAATGCAGCCCATCCGATTGAGCAGGTCGGTGAAAAATTACGTAGTATGATGCCCTGGATCAAAAAGATCGTCGACAAGACCAAAAACTAA
- the rlmN gene encoding 23S rRNA (adenine(2503)-C(2))-methyltransferase RlmN yields the protein MPENDQRVDLKDLSPDALVEFLSGMGKEKFRAVQILRWIYQRNVTDFSAMTDLAKDFREDLARRATISTFSEEAVEVSTDGTRKFLFRLDDGKSVETVLIPMEGDRNTLCISTQVGCAMQCSFCLTGTFGLERNLSAGEIVNQVCAVRKDFTVNNIVLMGMGEPLHNLDNVVTALEILYAPTGFDYGTRRITLSTCGLVPEMLELGRRIKVGLAVSLNATTDEVRDQLMPVNRRYPLAELMKACRQFPLPPHQRITFEYILIRGVNDSQADARRLVKLLHGIKGKVNLIPFNEHAGSEFKAPDEQAIRSFQTYLLDRQIVAIRRAGKGQDISAACGQLKGKLEGQP from the coding sequence ATGCCAGAAAATGATCAACGTGTTGATCTTAAAGACTTGAGCCCAGACGCGCTTGTCGAATTTTTGTCGGGAATGGGTAAGGAAAAGTTCCGGGCCGTGCAGATCTTGCGTTGGATCTATCAGCGCAATGTTACAGATTTCTCCGCGATGACCGATCTGGCCAAAGATTTCCGTGAGGACCTTGCCCGCCGTGCGACTATTTCGACCTTCTCCGAGGAGGCTGTCGAGGTCAGCACGGATGGCACACGCAAGTTTCTTTTTCGCCTGGATGACGGCAAGAGCGTGGAAACCGTCCTGATCCCTATGGAAGGTGACCGCAACACCTTGTGTATCTCCACCCAGGTTGGCTGTGCCATGCAGTGCTCTTTCTGTCTCACCGGAACTTTTGGTTTGGAGAGAAACTTGAGCGCCGGCGAAATTGTCAATCAGGTTTGTGCTGTACGCAAGGACTTCACTGTCAACAATATTGTCCTGATGGGGATGGGAGAGCCGCTTCATAACCTTGACAATGTCGTCACGGCACTGGAAATCCTTTACGCCCCGACCGGTTTTGATTACGGTACTCGCAGGATAACGCTCTCTACCTGCGGGCTGGTTCCGGAAATGCTTGAACTTGGTCGTCGTATCAAGGTTGGTCTCGCCGTCTCTCTTAATGCGACGACGGACGAAGTCCGTGATCAGTTGATGCCGGTCAATCGACGCTATCCGTTAGCGGAACTGATGAAGGCCTGTCGTCAATTCCCGTTGCCCCCCCATCAACGGATCACCTTTGAATATATCCTGATCCGTGGAGTCAACGACAGCCAGGCGGATGCCAGGCGACTGGTCAAGCTGCTTCATGGGATCAAAGGCAAAGTGAACCTGATCCCATTCAATGAGCATGCTGGCTCAGAATTTAAAGCGCCGGACGAGCAGGCGATTCGCAGCTTCCAAACCTATCTTCTGGAC
- a CDS encoding 3-isopropylmalate dehydratase small subunit, whose product MKKTFGGPTIVLDRSDINTDEIIPAKYLTEVTKEALKPYCLEDLKLEGFDANGEVLKNARVVVTRENFGCGSSREHAPWVFEVNDIHTVIAESYARIFRQNMFNCGMLAIELPKADIDALMALEKDAKGAVDIQVQLQEQKVVAKGNGQEKSFAFEISLFDKALVQAGGWVEYADARY is encoded by the coding sequence ATGAAGAAAACATTTGGCGGTCCGACGATCGTCCTCGACCGTTCTGATATTAATACAGATGAAATTATCCCGGCCAAGTACCTGACTGAGGTTACCAAGGAGGCTCTTAAGCCTTATTGCCTGGAGGACCTTAAGCTGGAAGGGTTTGATGCCAATGGCGAGGTCTTGAAAAATGCCCGCGTGGTCGTAACCCGTGAGAACTTCGGCTGTGGCTCATCCCGTGAGCATGCGCCCTGGGTGTTTGAGGTCAATGACATCCACACGGTGATTGCCGAGAGCTATGCAAGGATCTTTCGCCAGAACATGTTCAATTGCGGTATGCTGGCAATCGAACTGCCGAAGGCAGACATCGACGCACTGATGGCTCTTGAGAAAGATGCAAAGGGTGCGGTTGATATTCAGGTGCAACTTCAGGAGCAGAAGGTGGTTGCCAAAGGCAATGGCCAGGAAAAGTCGTTTGCGTTTGAAATCAGTCTTTTTGACAAGGCTCTGGTTCAGGCCGGCGGCTGGGTTGAATACGCTGACGCGCGTTACTGA
- a CDS encoding 3-isopropylmalate dehydratase large subunit, whose translation MGQTTAEKIFAAHLRDEPFPGTKVLDLDRVLCHEITTPVAIADLEWRGKDRVYDNTKIKAVIDHVTPAKDSKTALQAKILRDWARRHDIKDFFDVGRNGVCHALFPEKGYIRPGFTAIMGDSHTCTHGAFGAFAAGVGTTDLEVGILKGVCAFREPKTIRINLTGNLQPGVYAKDVILFVIGELGVNGATDRVLEFHGPVVEAMSMDARMTLCNMAIEAGGTCGICQPDMVTVDYLWPFIEGEFASKDAALEEYSQWCADADADYDKILEYDVTSLVPHVTFGYKPDCVKPASEMSETKIDQVYIGTCTNGRIEDLRQAAEVLKGRKIADSLRGIVSPATPKIFQEALSEGLIQIFMDAGFCVTNPTCGACLGMSNGVLAEGEACASTSNRNFNGRMGKGGTVHLMSPATAAATAITGVITDARSL comes from the coding sequence ATGGGTCAGACTACAGCTGAAAAGATTTTTGCTGCTCATCTTCGTGATGAGCCTTTTCCCGGGACCAAGGTGCTTGACTTGGATCGCGTGCTTTGTCACGAGATCACAACCCCAGTTGCCATTGCCGATCTGGAATGGCGGGGCAAGGACCGCGTGTACGACAACACCAAGATCAAGGCCGTCATTGATCACGTGACACCTGCCAAGGACAGCAAGACGGCTCTACAGGCCAAGATCCTGCGCGATTGGGCCCGTCGTCATGACATCAAGGATTTCTTTGACGTCGGACGCAATGGAGTATGTCACGCGCTCTTTCCTGAAAAAGGTTATATCCGCCCGGGCTTCACGGCCATTATGGGTGATTCCCACACCTGCACTCACGGTGCTTTTGGCGCTTTTGCTGCCGGTGTCGGTACGACTGACCTTGAAGTCGGCATCCTCAAAGGTGTTTGTGCTTTCCGTGAGCCGAAGACAATCCGTATCAATCTGACCGGTAATCTTCAGCCAGGAGTTTATGCCAAGGATGTGATCCTCTTTGTAATCGGCGAGCTGGGTGTCAATGGAGCGACTGACCGGGTCCTCGAGTTCCACGGACCGGTAGTAGAAGCGATGAGTATGGATGCCCGCATGACGCTTTGCAATATGGCCATTGAAGCCGGCGGAACCTGTGGGATCTGTCAGCCAGATATGGTTACGGTTGATTACCTGTGGCCTTTTATCGAAGGTGAATTCGCCAGCAAGGATGCTGCTCTCGAAGAGTACAGCCAGTGGTGTGCCGACGCTGACGCAGATTATGACAAGATCCTTGAATACGATGTGACCAGTCTGGTTCCTCACGTAACCTTCGGTTACAAACCCGATTGTGTTAAGCCGGCCAGTGAAATGTCAGAGACTAAAATTGACCAGGTTTACATCGGCACCTGCACCAATGGTCGTATTGAAGATTTGCGTCAGGCCGCGGAGGTTTTGAAGGGACGTAAAATCGCAGATTCTCTTCGTGGCATCGTGTCTCCAGCGACACCGAAAATCTTCCAGGAAGCACTGTCTGAAGGGCTTATCCAGATCTTCATGGATGCCGGTTTCTGTGTGACTAACCCGACTTGTGGTGCCTGCCTCGGTATGAGTAATGGTGTTCTGGCTGAAGGCGAAGCCTGCGCTTCGACCAGCAACCGCAACTTCAATGGCCGTATGGGCAAGGGCGGAACCGTTCACCTCATGAGCCCGGCAACGGCCGCAGCGACGGCAATAACCGGCGTGATAACGGATGCACGTTCGCTTTAA
- the ndk gene encoding nucleoside-diphosphate kinase, with protein MERTFAIIKPDAFAAGNAGKILARIYAEGFKVVGIKKLYMSKVEAEGFYYVHKERPFFGELTDFMSSGPCVVMTLEAEGAILKWRDLMGATNPAEAAEGTMRKEFGTSIGENATHGSDAPETAAFEIPYFFSGLELL; from the coding sequence ATGGAACGCACATTCGCAATCATCAAGCCCGATGCATTCGCAGCCGGTAACGCTGGCAAAATTCTCGCCCGTATTTATGCAGAAGGTTTCAAGGTCGTTGGCATCAAGAAGCTCTATATGAGCAAGGTCGAGGCTGAAGGTTTTTACTATGTCCACAAGGAACGTCCTTTCTTCGGCGAATTGACCGACTTTATGAGCAGTGGCCCCTGTGTTGTCATGACTCTTGAAGCCGAAGGTGCGATCCTCAAATGGCGTGATCTGATGGGGGCAACTAACCCGGCTGAAGCTGCAGAAGGCACAATGCGCAAGGAGTTCGGTACCAGCATTGGCGAGAATGCAACTCATGGTTCCGATGCCCCTGAAACCGCAGCGTTCGAAATCCCTTATTTCTTCTCGGGCCTGGAGCTTCTTTAA
- a CDS encoding phosphatidylserine decarboxylase family protein, whose amino-acid sequence MKNQHQPIALEGYPFIALFAFFSLFFAAVDWNCLATIGLGLTLFSLYFFRNPERFSNEEDNVFVAPADGKIIFVGKVPENRYFGGEEVTKVSIFMNVFNVHVNRVPINCKVIDQFYNQGRFFNASLDKASLENEQSGLLLETDSGLKVLCVQIAGLIARRIVSYPENGDSLERGRRYGLIRFGSRVDLYFPEGVEVSAKLGDITVAGESVLGHLK is encoded by the coding sequence ATGAAAAACCAACATCAGCCAATCGCTTTGGAAGGTTATCCATTTATTGCTTTATTTGCCTTCTTCTCACTCTTTTTCGCAGCCGTCGATTGGAACTGTCTGGCCACCATCGGTCTCGGCCTGACACTCTTTTCCCTCTACTTTTTTCGTAATCCTGAGCGTTTTTCCAATGAGGAAGACAATGTTTTCGTTGCGCCGGCGGATGGTAAGATTATTTTCGTCGGCAAAGTCCCTGAAAACCGATATTTTGGCGGTGAAGAGGTGACCAAGGTCAGCATTTTCATGAACGTGTTCAATGTTCATGTCAATCGTGTGCCGATCAACTGCAAGGTGATCGACCAGTTTTACAACCAGGGCCGTTTTTTCAACGCCTCTCTGGACAAGGCCAGCCTTGAGAACGAACAATCGGGCCTGCTTCTCGAAACAGACTCCGGCCTGAAAGTCCTTTGCGTGCAGATTGCCGGGTTGATTGCGCGACGGATTGTTTCTTACCCTGAGAATGGCGACTCTTTGGAACGTGGCCGTCGCTACGGCTTGATCCGTTTCGGTTCCAGGGTTGACCTGTATTTCCCCGAAGGTGTTGAGGTCTCTGCAAAACTGGGCGACATAACCGTTGCCGGAGAAAGTGTGTTGGGACACTTGAAATGA
- the pssA gene encoding CDP-diacylglycerol--serine O-phosphatidyltransferase, with product MSRVGGSYDRRESLKRGVYLLPNLVTTGGLFAGFYGIVSTMNGHYDLAAWLILISAVFDALDGKVARLTGTTSRFGVEYDSLVDLVSFGVAPGLLMYSWALQSFGKFGWLAAFLYVVCGALRLARFNVQANTVESRRFVGLPIPAAAGMVASCVLLFYHLGGSGTIKKASIVLLIYVLAYLMVSNHSYNSFKDPELFKRQPFSFLVLAIIFIIVIVAQPEIMLFGISSVYMASGPANSLLKYFRRKPKEQTVKPDTEQDEQSPGDT from the coding sequence ATGAGTCGGGTGGGCGGTTCCTATGATCGCCGGGAAAGTCTGAAACGCGGCGTTTACCTTCTGCCTAACCTGGTGACAACCGGTGGCCTCTTTGCGGGCTTCTACGGCATTGTCTCGACTATGAACGGCCACTATGACCTGGCCGCCTGGCTTATCCTGATTTCAGCTGTTTTTGACGCTCTTGACGGCAAAGTCGCGCGTTTAACCGGAACCACCAGTCGTTTCGGGGTTGAATACGATTCCCTTGTGGATCTGGTCTCCTTTGGTGTTGCCCCCGGTCTGCTCATGTACTCCTGGGCTCTGCAGTCTTTTGGTAAGTTCGGTTGGCTTGCGGCCTTTCTCTATGTTGTCTGTGGCGCCTTGCGCCTGGCCCGTTTCAATGTGCAGGCCAACACCGTTGAATCGCGGCGTTTTGTGGGCCTGCCTATCCCTGCGGCTGCCGGTATGGTTGCCTCCTGCGTTCTGCTTTTCTATCATCTCGGCGGTTCGGGTACGATCAAGAAGGCCTCCATTGTCCTGCTGATCTATGTGTTGGCCTACCTGATGGTGAGTAACCACAGCTATAACTCGTTCAAAGACCCGGAGTTGTTTAAGCGTCAGCCTTTCAGTTTCCTGGTTCTGGCGATTATTTTCATTATTGTGATCGTAGCACAACCAGAAATCATGCTTTTTGGTATCTCTTCTGTGTATATGGCCTCGGGTCCTGCAAACAGTCTCCTGAAATATTTCCGGCGCAAACCGAAAGAGCAGACAGTCAAGCCTGACACCGAGCAAGACGAGCAGAGCCCTGGGGATACTTAA
- the nhaA gene encoding Na+/H+ antiporter NhaA: MNENIKAFLKKDSAVGILLMGATLLAMIFANTPLHTLYDFFLETPLEVRLGRQIHIAKPLLLWINDGLMAVFFLLIGLEVKREVLVGQLSSRAQIILPGIAALGGMVVPALVYVLINLGDSTALNGWAIPAATDIAFALGILALLGDRVPSSLKIFLLALAIMDDLGAIVIIALFYSGDLSISMIVLSHICLLVLFVFNRLRVESLAPYIWVGAFLWIFVLKSGVHATLAGVALAFAIPLHKKDKPEESPLEDLEHSLAPWVSFMILPVFAFANAGISLSGMEISDLFHPVPLGIMLGLIVGKLVGVYGFSMAAIKMGFAKLPEGAANQHILGVAALCGIGFTMSLFVGGLAFEHTGGDAVAYLSTHRLGILTGSLLAGLAGYFILSMPVRKATVSEVEKVVDKEPPTVKL; encoded by the coding sequence GTGAATGAAAACATAAAAGCATTCTTGAAGAAAGACTCCGCAGTAGGTATCCTGCTCATGGGTGCCACTCTGCTGGCGATGATTTTTGCCAATACGCCTCTACACACCCTCTACGACTTCTTTCTCGAGACCCCCCTGGAAGTTCGCCTGGGACGCCAGATCCATATCGCCAAACCCCTTCTGCTCTGGATCAATGACGGCCTGATGGCCGTGTTCTTCCTCCTGATCGGTCTTGAGGTTAAACGTGAAGTTCTGGTTGGCCAACTCTCCAGTCGCGCCCAGATCATCCTCCCTGGAATAGCCGCCCTTGGTGGCATGGTTGTGCCTGCTCTTGTCTATGTTCTGATCAACCTTGGCGACTCAACTGCGCTTAACGGTTGGGCGATTCCGGCCGCTACTGATATCGCTTTTGCTCTTGGTATCCTGGCTCTGCTCGGAGATCGGGTGCCCTCTTCGCTGAAGATCTTCCTGCTCGCCCTTGCAATCATGGATGACCTGGGTGCCATTGTCATCATCGCTCTGTTCTATTCGGGTGATCTCTCCATTAGCATGATCGTCCTATCTCACATCTGTCTGCTGGTTCTTTTCGTGTTCAATCGTCTGCGAGTTGAAAGTCTCGCTCCTTACATCTGGGTCGGGGCTTTTCTCTGGATCTTTGTGCTCAAATCTGGAGTTCATGCAACCCTTGCCGGGGTCGCCCTGGCTTTTGCTATTCCTCTGCATAAAAAAGACAAGCCTGAGGAGTCTCCCCTTGAAGATCTTGAACACAGTCTGGCACCTTGGGTCAGTTTTATGATCCTGCCTGTCTTTGCTTTTGCCAACGCCGGGATTTCTCTCTCCGGTATGGAGATCTCTGATCTTTTTCATCCTGTTCCATTAGGCATTATGCTGGGGCTGATTGTCGGCAAGTTGGTCGGTGTCTATGGTTTCTCAATGGCAGCCATAAAGATGGGTTTTGCCAAGCTTCCGGAAGGGGCTGCAAATCAACACATCCTTGGGGTCGCGGCCCTATGCGGAATTGGTTTTACCATGAGTCTTTTTGTCGGCGGACTGGCTTTTGAACATACCGGTGGAGATGCGGTGGCCTATCTGTCGACGCATCGACTTGGCATTCTCACCGGTTCTCTTCTGGCCGGTCTTGCCGGGTATTTTATCCTCTCCATGCCTGTAAGAAAAGCAACGGTCTCTGAGGTTGAGAAGGTCGTTGATAAGGAACCTCCGACAGTTAAGTTGTAA
- the waaC gene encoding lipopolysaccharide heptosyltransferase I, with translation MKVLIVKVSALGDVVHALPVLAYLKSADPDMQIDWLVEQSFSPFLDDHPLIDNLYRIDTRAWRKSGVKASLHGVLSIIRDVRKSRYDCVLDLQGNAKSAMFTLSSGAPLRFGFDRGGVRESLNLLATNRKVPLSANDYHVTDRSLAIAKTAFPDGTEIINAGPLPVSDAAAMQVVQKLNAENFSGSPLVVLHYGTTWVTKHWPLISWQALANKLIDELGIKPVLTWGNDQELSAVQSIQRACNNRALVWPRGSLKDLTALLARADLVVGSDTGPIHIAAAVGTSTLSIFRVTDPKRNAPRGSNHSHVSTAMDCSACLRKTCELDTECGLSIPVDTVFAMIKTHLS, from the coding sequence ATGAAAGTCCTGATCGTTAAAGTCAGCGCCCTTGGTGATGTTGTCCATGCTTTGCCTGTTCTGGCTTATCTGAAAAGTGCAGATCCAGATATGCAGATTGATTGGCTGGTTGAGCAATCTTTCTCCCCGTTTCTTGATGATCATCCACTGATAGACAACCTTTATCGAATCGACACCAGGGCCTGGCGCAAGTCTGGAGTGAAGGCCTCTCTTCATGGAGTGCTCTCGATCATCAGGGACGTTCGTAAGAGTCGCTACGATTGTGTGCTCGACCTGCAGGGGAATGCCAAGAGTGCCATGTTCACACTCTCCTCGGGAGCGCCGCTGCGCTTTGGCTTTGACCGGGGGGGCGTCAGGGAAAGTCTTAACTTGCTGGCGACCAACCGTAAGGTCCCGCTCAGCGCGAATGACTATCACGTGACGGATCGATCACTCGCAATCGCCAAAACGGCTTTTCCTGACGGCACTGAAATAATCAATGCCGGGCCACTTCCGGTTAGCGATGCTGCGGCCATGCAGGTGGTTCAAAAGCTGAATGCGGAAAACTTTTCCGGTTCACCGTTGGTTGTTCTGCATTATGGTACAACCTGGGTGACCAAACACTGGCCATTGATCTCATGGCAAGCTTTGGCTAACAAGCTGATCGATGAGCTTGGAATCAAGCCTGTCCTTACCTGGGGCAATGACCAGGAACTTTCTGCCGTGCAGAGCATTCAGCGGGCTTGCAACAACAGGGCTCTTGTCTGGCCCCGGGGTAGCCTGAAAGACTTGACTGCATTATTGGCCAGAGCTGACCTGGTCGTTGGCAGTGATACCGGGCCGATTCATATTGCGGCTGCGGTCGGCACCTCGACGCTGTCGATCTTCCGAGTGACTGATCCCAAGCGCAATGCACCGCGAGGCAGCAACCACAGCCATGTCTCGACAGCGATGGATTGTTCTGCGTGTCTTCGTAAAACCTGCGAGCTTGATACAGAGTGCGGTTTAAGTATTCCGGTCGACACCGTCTTCGCAATGATCAAAACTCATCTCTCATAA
- the ilvN gene encoding acetolactate synthase small subunit: MRHTISVLVENEFGVLTRIAGLFSGRGFNIESLSVAPTLDPTLSRMTIVTSGDDRIIEQVNKQLNKLIDTIKVIDFTNEDFIEREMALIKVNAEDSTRAEILRICDIFRGKVVDVTPKCYTVEVTGSPVKVNAIIDLLRPMGIKELVRSGPVVLGRGPKGWKGN; this comes from the coding sequence ATGAGACATACCATATCCGTACTGGTGGAGAATGAATTCGGCGTGTTGACACGTATCGCCGGCCTCTTCTCCGGCCGGGGGTTCAATATTGAAAGCCTTTCGGTTGCTCCCACCCTTGATCCGACGCTTTCGCGAATGACCATCGTCACCAGTGGTGATGATCGGATTATTGAGCAGGTTAATAAACAGCTCAATAAACTGATCGACACGATCAAGGTCATTGATTTTACAAATGAAGATTTCATCGAGCGAGAGATGGCTCTGATCAAGGTCAACGCTGAAGATTCCACGCGCGCAGAGATCTTGCGAATCTGCGATATCTTCCGCGGCAAGGTCGTTGACGTGACCCCCAAGTGCTATACCGTTGAAGTGACCGGTTCACCTGTCAAGGTGAATGCAATTATCGATCTTCTGCGACCCATGGGGATCAAGGAGCTGGTTCGCTCTGGTCCGGTCGTCCTCGGTCGAGGTCCGAAAGGCTGGAAAGGGAACTGA